ctccctgttccttctaattaccggcattatttccctgttccttcatattaccggcattatgtccctgttccttcatattaccggcattatgtccctgttccttcatattacaggcattttgtccctgttccttcatctgaacctgcattatgtgcctgttccttcatcttaccggaattatatctctattccttcataatattggcattacgtcccgggttccttcatattaccggcattacgtccctgtttcttcatattaccgacattacgtcccgcctccttcatattatcggcattacgtccctgttccctcatcttaccgacattttgtccctgttccctcatcttaccggcattatgtccctgttccttcatcttaccgacatcatgccggtaatatgaaagtacaaggacataatgccagtaatatgaaagtacaaggacataatgccagtaatatgaaagtacaaggacataatgtccctgttccctcatcttaccagcattatatccctgttccttcatattatcggtattatctccctgttccttcatataacaggcattatgtccctgttccttcatattacaggtattatgtccctgttccttcatattacaggcattatgtccctgttccttcatattacaggcattgtgttcctgttcctacatattacaggcattatttccctgttccttcatattacaggcattatctccctgttccctcatcttacaggcatgatgtccctgttccttcataataacggcattatgtccctgttccctcatattaccggcataatgtccctgttccctcatattactggcattatatccCCTCTaggagggtactgggacataatgccggtaatataatgtctgtaatatgagggaacagggacataaagccggtaatatgaaggaacaggaatataatgcctgtaagttgaggaaacagggacatgtccctgttccttcatattaccggctttatgtccttgttccctcatattacagacattatgtccctgttccctcatattaccggcattacgtccctgctccttcatattaccggaattacgtccctatttcttcaaattaccggcattatgtccctgttccttcatattaccaacattatgtccctgttccttcatattgcaggcattttgtccctgttccttcatattaccggcattatgtcattgttctttcatattaccggtattatatccttgttccttcatattacaggcattttgtccctgttacttcatctttccggcattatgtccctgttccctcatctgaaccggaattatgtgcctgttctttcattttaccgacattatgtccctgttccttcatattaccggcattatgtccctgttccttcatattacagccattttgtccctgttccttcatctgaacctgcattatgtgcctgttccttcatcttaccggaattatatctctattccttcataataTTGGCAATACGTCCcgggttccttcatattaccggcattacgtccctgtttcttcatattaccgacattacgtcccgcctccttcatattatcggcattacgtccctgttccctcatcttaccgacattttgtccctgttccctcatcttaccggcattatgtccctgttccttcatcttaccgacatcatgccggtaatatgaaagtacaaggacataatgtccctgttccctcatcttaccagcattatatccctgttccttcatattatcggtattatctccctgttccttcatataacaggcattatgtccctgttccttcatattacaggtattatgtccctgttccttcatattacaggcattatgtccctgttccttcatattacaggcattgtgttcctgttcctacatattacaggcattatttccctgttccttcatattacaggcattatctccctgttccctcatcttacaggcatgatgtccctgttccttcataataacggcattatgtccctgttccctcatattaccggcataatgtccctgttccctcatattactggcattatatccCCTCTaggagggtactgggacataatgccggtaatataatgtctgtaatatgagggaacagggacataaagccggtaatatgaaggaacaggaatataatgcctgtaagttgaggaaacagggacatgtccctgttccttcatattaccggctttatgtccttgttccctcatattacagacattatgtccctgttccctcatattaccggcattacgtccctgctccttcatattaccggaattacgtccctatttcttcaaattaccggcattatgtccctgttccttcatattaccaacattatgtccctgttccttcatattgcaggcattttgtccctgttccttcatattaccggcattatgtcattgttctttcatattaccggtattatatccttgttccttcatattacaggcattttgtccctgttacttcatctttccggcattatgtccctgttccctcatctgaaccggaattatgtgcctgttctttcattttaccgacattatgtccctgttccgtcatattatcggcattacgtcccggtttcttcatattaccggcattacgtcccggtttcttcatattaccggcattacgtcccggcttcttcatattatcggcattacgtccctgttccctcatcttaccggcatttagcccctgttccttcatcttaccgacataatggcggtaatctgaaagtacaaggacatatcggcattacctccctgttccttcataaaactggcattacgtccctgttccttcgtattactggcattacgtcccggtttcttcatattaccggcattacgtcccggctccttcatattatcggcattatgtccctgttcccacatgttaccggcattatgtccctgttccttcatattacaggcattatgtccctgttccttcatattacaggcattatgtccctgttccttcatattaccgccattatgtccttgttctttcatattaccggcattatgtccctgttccttcatattacaggcattatgtccttgttccttcatattaccggcattatgtccctgttccctcatcttaacgcCATTTTGTCCTTATTCACTCatcttacctgcattatgtccctgttccttccttttaccggcattatgtccctgttcctacttattacctgcattatgtccctgttccctcctattaacgcattatgtccctattctattacagcgtgtagaagaaaccagagactgctcctccaataaccaggcaattacaataacgactaaacacactagagtttgcggctacaataaccttgcaccaaaaaaaagaaacaacaaagtttgtattacaataacccagaacagactagcaactatagtcttctccacctgtaatacaataacccggcacagacaagaagctatagtctgctccacctgtattacaataacccggcacagacaagaagctatagtctaCTTCAGCTgcaatacaataacccggcacagacaagaagctatagtctgctccacctgtattacaataacccggaacagactagcaactatagtctacttCAGCTgcaatacaataacccggcacagacaagaagctatagtctgctccacctgtattataaTATTTCGGAAAAGACAAGCAACTATAGTTTGATTCacatgtaatacaataaccccgcacagaatagacaccagagtctacttcacctgtataAATAAAACCCAGCACATACGTATTGATGTATTACAGATGGAACTCATTCTAGTGTACTGTAATAGACAAGACATTAGAGTACGCTCCatctgtattacaagaacccaagtcccagcacatacagtacaggACAGGGACAGCCGGAATcagagagacggtcagtagccagggacagccgagtgcagagagacggtcaggaaacagggacagccgagtgcagagagacggtcagtagccagggacagccgagtgcagagagacggtcaggagccagggacaccgagtgcagagagacggtcagcagacagggatagccggaaacagagagacggtcagaagccagggacagccgggtgcagagagactgtcaggagtcagggacagccgagtatagagagacggtcaggagcctgggacagccaagtgcagagaaacggtcaggagtccgtgacagccgagtgcagagagacggtcaggagtcagggacagacgagtgcagagagacggtcaggagccagggacagccaagtATAGAGAgatggtcaggagtcagggacagccgagtatagagagactgtcaggagtcagggaaagccgagtatagagagacgataaggtgtccgggacagccgagtgcagagagacggtcaggagtcagggacagccgagtgcagagagacggtcaggagccagggacagccaagtgcagagaaacggtcaggaaaccgggacagccgagtgcagagagacggtcaggagccagggatagccgagtgcagagagacggtcaggagccagggacagccgagggcAGAGAGACGGACatgagtcagggacagccgattgccaagagacggtcaggagacagggacacggcataatgtccctgttccctcatattaccggcattatgtccctgttccctcatcttacaggcattatgtccctgttccttcatattgcaggcattatatccgtgtcccttcatattaccggcattatgtccctgttccctcatcttaccggcattatgtccctgttccctcatcttacaggcattatgtccctattccttcatattatcggcattacgtccctgttccttcatagtacaggcattatgtccctgttccctcatcttacaggcattatgtccctgttcctttatattacaggcattatgtccttgttccttcatcttacaggcattatgtccctgttcctttatattacaggcattttgtacctgttccttcttattacaggcattatgtccctgttccttcatattaccggcattatgtccctgttccctcatcttacaggcattatgtccctgtcccttaatattaccggcattatgtccctgctccctcatcttaccggaattACTTCCGTATTCCTTCATatcaccgacattatgtccctgttccttcatcttacagccattatgaccctgttccttcatctttacaggcattatgtccctgttccttaatattacaggcattttgtacctgttccttcttattacaggcagtgatcttctacttctatatacacgggggtaggggcttcagtatcacgtcgGTATTCCAGTGAGGAGCCAGATATGTGGACTGCAGTGTGTCCCCTAATagcgtcctagaagcagctgactgaattgggtcttagaccagggaATGTTAATCTGAAGGGAAAGAGGATCACTCGCCAGCAAGTATAGCAGTAAGGTACTCAGGCAGGAAAACACatcctcgtagcggcgctgccggacgccgtttgtgccgatgcctgcacgtacaggagtggcagaaactcaccgctgaatatccgctcagttgctcatagcgctgtataagcgcacgagcagtggatcaaacagctGACTTGCGGTGTTGTttcttcggcgtccagcttgctgctgggcaacgtgctttccgcaatccttggagagagggccagtgttttcttagctgctgtcactgctactaatgttaccagattcttacaacaaacaataaatctgttactgggaccaactttgacacaagtatcggctcggcccgtatctcattctgccggacggctgcgattaataaggctgctggcaataaatctgttaacctctagtactaataatgaatctgtctgctgtccctatataggactcactttattacagtaacgcgtgcagtttcttgcagagcaacatttattgagacgcattcaatgaatgaaaaaggagaaactgatgcagctgatacggcattttTCAAGGGCAAACcccaatgttggaggggccgtgttttccaagctgctctcattgctacaaatgttacgagattttcaaaacaaactaccaatttgtagcaccaagttccacataagtatggacttgcattgtcttgtatgtcactttgccagactgctggtataatcgagctgctggcaatacaatgacaggaaacagaatgcacctatttctacttcgtactaacactgtgcgttgtctatacttaggactcccctcatcccactaacgcatgaagttgctgcagagtaacatttaCTGAGACGCATTCAGAGAATGAAAAGGACAAATTGATGCAGCTCTATTCAGGAGTAAAATCTAATATCAGAGCTCCAATAGTGCGGTACTTGAGGGAGACGAACATTACAGCCCAGTTtgtcccctttatgcccccacttTTGATATTTGATTTATGTACCTTTCCCTTTTATTCCCCTTCATCTACGATAAGTCACAATGCTGAATGGGATTTGTTCATTAAATGGGGTGTTCTCTACTTAGGGACCGTTCTCCCCTTCCCTGTTAGGTAGAATATACCTCTAAGCTCGTTGTTTTATTGATCGATATTTTTTCTTAATTCAAGAGATCCTTTGATCCGTGTGCTTCTCGCCCTTCTCTTCCCCTCCCTTTTTCATTTGTTCACATTtagttggtggtgtacaccagggcaGAATTAGAAGCAATAAGAGTCATTGAGAGGAAGGGTTTGTTACCCTAATAGCGTCTCCTGTGTATATAAAGCATTGCCGCAGACCCCTCGTAGgacttctcctttgtagtttaggAACTGCTATTATCGGTAAATGACGCGGGGATAGAATCTTAGCCTAAACACCTGggatgatgatggtggttatacttCAGGGGGACCGAATTGTGACAAAGCTCTTGAGACTGGAAGATAGAATTTAAGACACTATGTAGTCGGGGGCGAGTTGTAGATCATGAACACgaatcactggagtagttgtactattaatgtgttctgtacagtatagttagtgcaccaatgaggacagcgccatcaTCTACCCGAGGCAGTAGTTAACTACTGCACCGCTCACCAGCTCCTGTGATCGGATAGATTTAAATCCACCAACAGAGAACAGACTCGTGGAAACCACCAATTAGCTGGCACTGGGAGTGGCTTATGACGATTCCATAGGTCACATGACTTGCTCTTCCAGTAGAACAGCGGTCAGGCAGCGTTGCTCATTTGCATAGCCCGTGTATAAATACAGCAGCGGTGGGAGGGTAAAGCATTCCATTATTTCAGTTGTGAGCAGATCGCAGTGTGTTATCATGCCTGAGCCCGCCAAGTCTGCCCCGGCGCCCAAGAAGGGCTCCAAGAAAGCCGTGACCAAGACACAGAAGAAGGACGGCAAGAAGCGGAGAAAGAGCAGGAAGGAGAGCTACGCCATTTACGTGTACAAGGTGCTCAAGCAGGTTCACCCTGACACCGGCATCTCGTCCAAGGCTATGGGCATCATGAACtccttcgtcaatgacatcttcgagCGCATCGCAGGGGAAGCCTCCCGCCTGGCTCACTACAACAAGCGCTCCACCATCACCTCCCGGGAGATCCAGACTGCCGTGCGCCTGCTGCTGCCTGGAGAGCTGGCCAAGCACGCCGTGTCCGAGGGCACCAAGGCCGTCACCAAGTACACCAGCGCCAAGTAATGTGCCCCGTCCCTGCAGtaagaacacaaaggctcttctaagAGCCACCCACCTTGTCTACAACAGAGCTGTGCCTGCTATTGTCTGGCCTCCCGCTAGTCTCCCTGTTCTATGGGCGGCCGCTCTCGTGTCGGTGCAGATGCTGCTTCATACATTATGTGGCTGCCGGACAGGGAGGGACAATGCCGCGTGTGAGGAAGCCGGGACACTGATCCTGCGGGCAGATGACCCGTCATAATATCACACTGTCCAGAAGAAACGGAACATTGTACATTAGGAGACGGAAGGAAGCATGGGACATCTGTAAAtaacaatgatgagggtagtagtCAGATTTATAATCGATGCCAGGGAAACTGCTTGTCGACGATAGAGAACAAGCAATCACACTGGCGAGGACTGGATAAAGggtggttattgtaatacaggcggagcagactctggtgtatcctctgtgccgggtattgtaatacaagtggagcagactctggtgtctcctctgtgccgggtattgtaatacaagtggagcagactctggtgtctcctctcagccgggtattgtaatacaagtggagcagactctggtgtctcctctgagccgggtattgtaatacaggcggagcagactctggtgtatcctctgtgccgggtattgtaatacaggtggagcagactctggtgtctcctctgtaccgggtattgtaatgcaggaggagcagactctggtgtctatgcctggttattggagcagtctctggtttcttctacacgctgcaatagaatagggacataatgcggtaataagtaggagcagggacgtaatgccggtaataggaaggaacaaggacataatgtctggaagatgagagaacagggacatgttaccggcattgtgtccctgtaccctcctacataggacataatgccggtcacatgagaggacagggacataatgccggtaattcggGAACGATACGGATGTAATAAAGACGTGTTACATGTTTGTACGTCACCCCCTTTATACTGGAGATTGGTACGTTGGAATTGTGCGTTTCACGGTATGGTTGGATGGAGAAGAATCAGCCCGTGCAGCCCGCAGATAAGCCCctaatgcagcagcagcagctctgcgCTATCACACCCGGGAATGTCCCCCCATATCCTGCAGCACGAGGGAGCGGCTGCACGGACTGAACGACTCTTCCAGACATGGGAGACCAGCGGGAATAAAGACATGCGCACGAATAAGCACAAGATGGAGGCGGCAGCTCTGTTGTAGACTTGGTGGGGGGCTCTTAGAAGAGCCTTTGGGTCCTTCCTGCAGGGACGGGGCACATTACTTGGCGCCTAATGAGAAGAATCCGCCGCTGCTGCTTTATTCCTGCTCCATTCGAGTTCAGGCGGGAGATGTTCCTGTTGGTAGAGACAGAGGAGGAGGCGTGGTGTTATCTGCGAGTCTATAGAAATATTCTACTTCCTCATTGGCTACAGCGTCTGTCGTTGACTATCAGTTTTAGATGCGGCCAATCAGAGAAGAAGCTCTCTGCTCCATCCGGGTATAAGAAGTGACGGTGGGAGCGCAGCCGTTAGATCTGATCAGATAATAGACATGTCTGGAAGAGGAAAGCAAGGAGGCAAAGTGCGGGCTAAAGCCAAGACCCGCTCATCCCGGGCAGGACTGCAGTTCCCTGtcggtcgtgtgcacagacttCTCCGCAAGGGTAACTACGCTGAGAGGGTCGGCGCCGGCGCTCCGGTCTACCTGGCCGCTGTGCTGGAATATCTGACCGCTGAGATCCTGGAACTGGCAGGAAATGCCGCCCGGGACAACAAGAAGACCCGAATCATTCCCCGTCACCTGCAGCTGGCCGTGCGCAATGACGAGGAGCTCAACAAGCTGCTGGGTGGTGTGACCATCGCTCAGGGAGGCGTCCTGCCCAACATCCAGGCCGTTCTGCTGCCCAAGAAGACCGAGAGCAGCAAAAGCGCCAAGAGCAAGTGAGCGCCGCTTATCCAAATTTAACCACAAAGGTTCTTTTAAGAGCCGCCCACATGGTCCTTAGAACAGAGCTCTCACCGCTGATCTCCGATATGTAAACGTTCTGCGCCAGATAAGTGGCTCTGCTTGTACAGAGATCTAGCCATATCAATTCATATACCGCGGGGTTTCACATTGAAGAGGAAGCCGTAGGGTGGGTGGGTGTAGAACTTCTGCGTTACTCATGACCTATACATTCACTACTGTCTCGTGCAGAtgatggcgctgtcctcattggtgcactaactatactgtacaggacacattaatagtacaactactccagtgattAATGTTCACGATCTACAACCCGTCCCCGACTACATAATATCTTAAATTATATCTTCCAGTCTCTCTGGATTCTTCgaatgcgtctcactaaatgttactctgcagcaacttcatgcgttagtgTGATGAGGTgagtcctaagtatagacaacgcacagtgttagtacgaagtagaaataggtgcattctgtttcctgtcattgtattgccagcagcgcgattataccagcagtctggcaaagtgacatacaagacaatgcaagtccatacttatgtggaacttggtgctgcaaattggtagtttgttttgaaaatctcgtaacatttgtagcaatgagagcagcttggaaaacacggcccctccaacattgggttttgctcttgtaaaatgccgtatcagctgcatcagttttgtactttttcattcattgaatgcgtctcactaaatgttgctctgcaagaaactgcacgcgttactgtaataaagtgagtcctatatagggacagcagacagattcattattagtactagaggttaacagatttattgccagcagccttattaatcccagccgtccggcagaatgagatacgggccgagccgatacttgtgtcaaagttggtcccagtaacagatttattgtttgttgtgagaatctggtaacattagtagcagtgacagcagctaagaaaacactgtccctctctccaaggattgcggaaagcacgttgcccagcagcaagctggacgccgaagaagcaacacagcaagtcagctgtttgatccgctgctcgtgcgcttatacagcgctatgagcaactgagcggatattcagcggtgtttctgccactcctgtacgtgcaggcatcggcacaaacggcgtccggcagcgccgctacgaAGAGGTGTATTCCTGCC
This genomic window from Rhinoderma darwinii isolate aRhiDar2 unplaced genomic scaffold, aRhiDar2.hap1 Scaffold_423, whole genome shotgun sequence contains:
- the LOC142710274 gene encoding histone H2B 1.1, with protein sequence MPEPAKSAPAPKKGSKKAVTKTQKKDGKKRRKSRKESYAIYVYKVLKQVHPDTGISSKAMGIMNSFVNDIFERIAGEASRLAHYNKRSTITSREIQTAVRLLLPGELAKHAVSEGTKAVTKYTSAK
- the LOC142710272 gene encoding histone H2A type 1, with translation MSGRGKQGGKVRAKAKTRSSRAGLQFPVGRVHRLLRKGNYAERVGAGAPVYLAAVLEYLTAEILELAGNAARDNKKTRIIPRHLQLAVRNDEELNKLLGGVTIAQGGVLPNIQAVLLPKKTESSKSAKSK